From a region of the Bradyrhizobium guangdongense genome:
- a CDS encoding cold-shock protein, giving the protein MATGIVKWFNARKGYGFIRPDDGGPDVFVHASAVAKAGRSDLAEGIRICYELRTSAAGRTFAEDLSIP; this is encoded by the coding sequence ATGGCAACAGGTATCGTGAAATGGTTCAACGCAAGAAAGGGATATGGCTTCATCAGACCGGATGACGGAGGTCCGGACGTATTCGTACACGCCAGCGCGGTCGCAAAAGCCGGAAGAAGCGACTTAGCCGAAGGCATACGAATTTGCTACGAGCTCAGGACCAGTGCGGCAGGCCGAACCTTTGCAGAGGACCTCAGCATCCCCTAG
- the istB gene encoding IS21-like element helper ATPase IstB: MSVTNTVDAARLNLLLNELRLPAIKVLWAQFAEQSDKEGWPAGRFLATIAEHEIAERGRRRTERHLVEARLPTGKTFDSFDFEAVPMISKAQVMALAAGDSWLGKGANLLLFGPPGGGKSHLAAAIGLALIENGWRVLFTRTTDLVQKLQLARRELNLEAAINRLDRFDLLILDDLAYVTKDQAETSVLFELISARYERRSMLITANQPFGEWNRVFPDPAMTLAAIDRLVHHATIVEMNVESYRRRTALERKRGPGRPPSHATPKTVAD, encoded by the coding sequence ATGAGCGTAACGAACACGGTTGATGCCGCGCGCCTCAATCTGCTGCTCAATGAGCTCCGTCTGCCTGCCATCAAGGTGCTGTGGGCGCAATTTGCCGAACAGTCCGACAAGGAAGGCTGGCCGGCCGGCCGCTTCCTCGCGACCATCGCCGAGCACGAGATTGCCGAACGCGGCCGCCGTCGGACCGAACGACACCTTGTCGAAGCACGTTTGCCCACCGGAAAGACCTTCGACAGCTTCGACTTCGAAGCCGTGCCGATGATCTCAAAGGCGCAGGTGATGGCGCTCGCCGCCGGTGACAGCTGGCTGGGCAAGGGCGCCAATTTGCTGTTGTTCGGCCCGCCCGGCGGCGGAAAGAGCCACTTGGCGGCAGCGATCGGCCTGGCCCTCATCGAGAACGGATGGCGCGTCCTCTTCACCCGGACCACCGATCTCGTGCAGAAGCTCCAGCTAGCGCGACGCGAGCTTAACCTCGAGGCGGCCATCAATCGTCTCGATCGCTTCGATCTCCTGATTCTTGATGATCTCGCTTACGTCACCAAGGATCAGGCCGAGACCAGCGTGCTGTTCGAGCTCATCAGTGCACGCTACGAGCGCCGCTCGATGCTGATCACCGCCAATCAGCCATTCGGCGAATGGAACAGGGTCTTCCCGGACCCCGCCATGACCCTGGCCGCTATCGATCGCCTCGTTCATCACGCCACCATCGTCGAGATGAACGTCGAGAGCTATCGCAGACGGACCGCCCTCGAACGAAAACGCGGTCCCGGACGGCCGCCATCGCACGCGACACCCAAAACCGTCGCTGATTGA